From Longimicrobium sp., one genomic window encodes:
- the panC gene encoding pantoate--beta-alanine ligase codes for GPTEDLERYPRDLERDLALAAGRGTALVFAPSAAEMYPGGEPRVSVLPDEELGGRLDGGSRPGHFRGVLTVVAKLFGIFTPDVAVFGQKDLQQAVLIRRMAADLDIAVRVEVAPIVREADGLAMSSRNVYLSAEERASALSLSRALERARGLYDAGERDAGTLRAALWAGLSVPGVEPEYAEVVDPHTLGPVDRAADGVFCAVAARVGKTRLIDNCELGREEKKS; via the coding sequence GGGCCCACGGAGGACCTGGAGCGCTACCCGCGCGACCTGGAGCGTGACCTGGCGCTGGCGGCGGGGCGGGGGACGGCGCTGGTGTTCGCGCCCTCGGCGGCGGAGATGTACCCGGGGGGCGAGCCGCGCGTCTCCGTGCTCCCCGACGAGGAGCTCGGCGGGCGGCTGGACGGGGGGAGCCGGCCGGGGCACTTCCGCGGGGTGCTGACGGTGGTGGCCAAGCTGTTCGGCATCTTCACGCCGGACGTGGCGGTGTTCGGGCAGAAGGACCTGCAGCAGGCGGTGCTGATCCGGCGCATGGCCGCGGACCTGGACATCGCCGTGCGGGTAGAGGTGGCGCCGATCGTGCGCGAGGCCGACGGCCTGGCGATGAGCTCGCGCAACGTCTACCTGTCCGCGGAGGAGCGGGCGTCGGCGCTGTCGCTGTCGCGCGCGCTGGAGCGTGCGCGCGGCCTGTACGACGCGGGCGAGCGCGACGCGGGAACGCTGCGCGCGGCGCTGTGGGCGGGATTGTCGGTTCCGGGCGTGGAGCCCGAGTACGCGGAGGTGGTCGATCCGCACACCCTCGGGCCGGTGGACCGGGCCGCGGACGGCGTGTTCTGCGCGGTCGCGGCGCGGGTGGGGAAGACGCGGTTGATCGACAACTGCGAGTTGGGAAGGGAAGAGAAGAAGTCCTAA
- the panD gene encoding aspartate 1-decarboxylase — protein MYRTMCKSKIHRATVTGADLNYVGSITIDPVLMEAADLLEYEQVAVVNVNNGARFETYVIPGEPGQGEICLNGAAARLAHPGDKVIIISYAQYNEQEMDTYRPVFIFVDEHNRINRDGVRAVGA, from the coding sequence ATGTATCGCACCATGTGCAAGTCGAAGATCCACCGGGCTACCGTGACCGGGGCGGATCTGAACTACGTGGGGTCCATCACCATCGACCCCGTGCTGATGGAAGCCGCGGACCTGCTGGAGTACGAGCAGGTGGCCGTGGTGAACGTGAACAACGGCGCGCGCTTCGAGACCTACGTCATCCCCGGCGAGCCGGGGCAGGGCGAGATCTGCCTGAACGGCGCCGCCGCGCGCCTGGCGCACCCGGGCGACAAGGTCATCATCATCTCCTACGCGCAGTACAACGAGCAGGAGATGGACACGTATCGCCCCGTCTTCATCTTCGTGGACGAGCACAACCGCATCAACCGCGACGGCGTGCGCGCGGTCGGCGCCTGA
- a CDS encoding HD domain-containing protein, which yields MQHADTTVTPLVRDAAEGRLPDWVQAKPKRREHMARVANLMRQWAMELGLGDDETARWAAAGYLHDALRDADPDELRPMVPPGFRELPGKLLHGPAAAERLDGDADGELLDAVRCHTLGCPRFRALGRALYLADFLEPGRTFSPEWTESLRRRMPRDMDAVLREVVEARIGHVVRSGGTAHPETKAFHAQVQAEAR from the coding sequence ATGCAGCACGCCGATACCACCGTGACCCCGCTCGTCCGCGACGCCGCGGAGGGGCGGCTGCCCGACTGGGTGCAGGCGAAGCCGAAGCGCCGCGAGCACATGGCGCGCGTGGCCAACCTCATGCGGCAGTGGGCGATGGAGCTCGGGCTGGGGGATGACGAAACGGCGCGCTGGGCCGCCGCCGGCTACCTGCACGACGCCCTGCGCGACGCCGACCCCGACGAGCTGCGCCCGATGGTGCCGCCCGGCTTCCGCGAGCTGCCGGGAAAGCTGCTGCACGGCCCCGCCGCCGCCGAGCGCCTGGACGGCGACGCCGACGGCGAACTGCTGGACGCGGTGCGCTGCCACACCCTGGGCTGTCCCCGCTTCCGCGCGCTGGGGCGGGCGCTGTACCTGGCCGACTTCCTGGAGCCCGGCCGCACCTTCTCGCCCGAGTGGACGGAGTCGCTGCGCCGCCGCATGCCGCGCGACATGGACGCCGTGCTGCGCGAGGTGGTGGAGGCACGCATCGGCCACGTGGTGCGCAGCGGCGGCACCGCCCATCCCGAAACGAAAGCCTTCCATGCCCAGGTCCAAGCCGAAGCGCGGTAG
- a CDS encoding LytR C-terminal domain-containing protein, producing the protein MPRSKPKRGSGAQPARGGRAQTVGIFATLAAVAVLLGSVGWGVREYLRGPRAADPAAAADSARGPAARAPAGRVRVEVLNATTTHGLARQATDVLRDHGFDVVQTGNAGRGTRPDSSVVIDRVGRLDMARQVADALGIHRVQAQRNANLILDVTVVLGRDWRAPAAPQPAR; encoded by the coding sequence ATGCCCAGGTCCAAGCCGAAGCGCGGTAGCGGCGCCCAGCCGGCGCGCGGCGGCCGCGCGCAGACCGTCGGCATCTTCGCCACGCTGGCCGCCGTGGCCGTGCTTCTCGGCTCCGTGGGCTGGGGCGTGCGTGAGTACCTCCGCGGCCCCCGCGCCGCCGATCCCGCCGCGGCCGCGGACAGCGCGCGCGGTCCCGCCGCGCGGGCGCCCGCCGGCCGCGTGCGCGTGGAGGTGCTGAACGCGACCACGACCCATGGACTCGCACGCCAGGCGACCGACGTGCTGCGCGACCACGGCTTCGACGTGGTGCAGACGGGGAACGCCGGGCGCGGCACCCGCCCGGATTCGTCCGTGGTCATCGACCGCGTGGGGCGGCTGGACATGGCGCGGCAGGTGGCCGACGCGCTCGGCATCCACCGCGTGCAGGCGCAGCGCAACGCCAACCTCATCCTCGACGTCACCGTGGTGCTGGGGCGGGACTGGCGCGCGCCGGCGGCGCCGCAGCCCGCCCGCTAG
- a CDS encoding phosphatase PAP2 family protein yields the protein MTNPDRSDDSGARRDAGRRALALAAVAAAGAVGFGVLNAAVARRKTARADREVLERTGAPDGSPVRRAAAALSPVGKWWTYIPAALGTSAWVLAAQRGDGEDERRSGAAGAGAIFAAGVIATGLNHAFDAWLPQPPPPPGRKSRTKPVFPSGHAFGPAAVGLASAYVLAREGIASPYAALPIAAAIPAVTAGGRLLDEKHWASDVLGGYIGGIALAAACLAAYEAAGRR from the coding sequence ATGACGAACCCCGACCGATCCGATGATTCCGGGGCGCGCCGCGATGCCGGCCGCCGCGCGCTGGCCCTCGCCGCCGTGGCCGCGGCCGGCGCGGTGGGCTTCGGCGTGCTGAACGCCGCCGTGGCGCGCCGCAAGACCGCCCGCGCCGACCGCGAGGTGCTGGAGCGCACCGGCGCGCCCGACGGAAGCCCGGTGCGACGCGCCGCCGCCGCGCTCTCGCCGGTGGGAAAGTGGTGGACCTACATCCCCGCCGCGCTCGGCACCTCCGCGTGGGTGCTGGCCGCGCAGCGCGGCGACGGCGAAGACGAGCGGCGGTCCGGCGCGGCGGGCGCGGGCGCCATCTTCGCCGCCGGCGTCATCGCCACGGGGCTGAACCACGCGTTCGATGCGTGGCTCCCGCAGCCGCCCCCGCCGCCGGGGCGGAAGTCGCGCACCAAGCCGGTGTTTCCCAGCGGCCACGCCTTCGGCCCCGCCGCGGTGGGCCTCGCGAGCGCGTACGTCCTCGCGCGCGAGGGAATCGCCAGCCCGTACGCCGCGCTCCCCATCGCCGCCGCCATCCCGGCCGTCACCGCGGGCGGGCGCCTGCTGGACGAGAAGCACTGGGCCTCGGACGTGCTCGGCGGCTATATCGGCGGGATCGCGCTGGCCGCCGCCTGCCTGGCCGCGTACGAGGCCGCCGGGCGGCGGTAG
- a CDS encoding DUF4157 domain-containing protein — MRSSTRRRGAVPQAGWSGAETVRPPRPAVREAQGQDALASPPPAHQFARVPVFAPAPVRVQAQPRTSMPGDAHEREAEHAAAQVMHAPGGESLQGEAGTRDGGAGRDAAPAAPLPGGLGAAAGARLDPATRAFMEPRLGHDFSRVRIHTGTAAASSAESLSARAYTVGSHVVFGAGQYQPHTPAGRRLLAHELAHVVQQGGGTPTRGGPHGVAVRSAAAAGQVQRDAELDAEQTKNGLAAAKKAIEELEATAAKSKDALPEYIRDAIKLLRAKLDAGQIKIYAFEGLKHGQFKGDEIRLDGATPDAINVTTVLHEGVHAAHKGKYPKLGKRYADAEGKQVSLSDPGTADLLRWKAWTEYWAYRARLDYFNPSSKEPMTEEQIHKTTLQSPDVRVSLLQARKADPDFDPRTWKPKG; from the coding sequence ATGCGTTCATCCACGCGCAGGCGCGGTGCGGTCCCGCAGGCCGGCTGGAGCGGAGCGGAGACCGTGCGTCCGCCGCGGCCGGCCGTACGCGAAGCACAGGGACAGGATGCGCTGGCGAGCCCTCCGCCCGCGCACCAGTTCGCGCGGGTGCCGGTGTTCGCGCCGGCGCCCGTGCGCGTGCAGGCGCAGCCGCGGACGAGCATGCCCGGCGACGCGCACGAGCGCGAGGCCGAGCACGCCGCCGCGCAGGTGATGCACGCGCCCGGCGGGGAGAGCCTGCAGGGAGAGGCGGGAACGCGCGACGGCGGCGCGGGCCGCGACGCCGCGCCGGCCGCGCCGCTCCCCGGCGGGCTGGGCGCGGCGGCGGGCGCGCGGCTGGACCCGGCCACGCGAGCGTTCATGGAGCCGCGGCTGGGGCACGACTTCTCGCGCGTGCGCATCCACACCGGCACGGCGGCGGCGTCCAGCGCCGAGTCGCTCTCGGCGCGCGCGTACACGGTGGGCTCGCACGTGGTGTTCGGGGCGGGGCAGTACCAGCCGCACACGCCCGCCGGCCGGCGCCTGCTCGCGCACGAGCTGGCGCACGTGGTCCAGCAGGGCGGCGGCACGCCCACGCGCGGCGGGCCGCACGGCGTGGCGGTTCGCTCCGCCGCGGCCGCGGGGCAGGTGCAGCGCGACGCCGAGCTGGACGCGGAGCAGACGAAGAACGGGCTCGCCGCCGCGAAGAAGGCGATCGAGGAGCTCGAGGCCACCGCCGCCAAGTCAAAGGACGCGCTCCCCGAGTACATCCGCGACGCCATCAAGCTGCTGCGTGCCAAGCTCGACGCCGGGCAGATCAAGATCTACGCGTTCGAGGGATTGAAGCACGGCCAGTTCAAGGGCGACGAAATCCGGCTGGACGGCGCCACGCCGGACGCGATCAACGTCACCACGGTGCTGCACGAGGGGGTGCACGCCGCGCACAAGGGGAAGTATCCCAAGCTCGGCAAGCGTTACGCCGACGCCGAGGGAAAGCAGGTCAGCCTCTCCGACCCCGGCACGGCCGACCTGCTGCGCTGGAAGGCCTGGACGGAGTACTGGGCCTACCGCGCGCGGCTGGACTACTTCAACCCGTCCAGCAAGGAGCCGATGACCGAGGAACAGATCCACAAGACCACGCTGCAGAGCCCCGACGTCCGGGTGTCGCTGCTGCAGGCCCGCAAGGCCGATCCCGACTTCGATCCGCGCACCTGGAAGCCGAAGGGGTGA